In the genome of Streptomyces sp. V2I9, one region contains:
- a CDS encoding DUF1963 domain-containing protein has protein sequence MRDFVRKPVGWASPTGPSTRILSCSHPAYALTTGHSDEGAGGRPGGLPDLPSGMTRDGEGLLVASIDLAALPSRSLDTGLPGDGRLLLFAGPFADLIDLDDLWPPSFPHALYVPPGTETTPWKPPMGGSRMMNTSSRGGRCTRGPSGTWMSTTPPRPWTRQSRSSGRTPDTTRAPSVLNGCHDLKLGGTAQAQQDTVEGEVLGRVGTRRGQPWEDDPDAGPSQDGPDLIDREELGSAWKPLAEGSRSGTFGEGDGALYWLTPRTDLAKARFDRTELVHQC, from the coding sequence ATGAGGGATTTCGTGCGAAAGCCCGTGGGTTGGGCGTCTCCGACGGGGCCCTCGACCAGGATTCTGAGCTGTTCGCACCCTGCCTACGCTCTGACCACAGGGCATTCCGACGAGGGCGCGGGCGGCCGGCCCGGCGGGCTGCCGGACTTGCCGTCCGGCATGACCCGGGACGGCGAGGGGCTCCTCGTCGCGTCCATCGACCTCGCCGCCCTGCCTTCCCGCTCCCTGGACACCGGGCTTCCCGGTGACGGCCGCCTGCTCCTCTTCGCGGGGCCGTTCGCCGATCTCATCGACCTGGACGACCTCTGGCCGCCCTCGTTCCCCCACGCGCTGTACGTCCCGCCCGGCACGGAGACGACGCCGTGGAAGCCTCCGATGGGAGGATCCCGGATGATGAATACGTCCTCGCGCGGCGGCCGCTGCACGCGAGGGCCTTCTGGGACATGGATGTCAACGACGCCTCCGAGGCCTTGGACGCGGCAGTCGAGGAGTTCAGGACGCACGCCGGACACCACCCGGGCCCCCTCCGTGCTGAACGGTTGTCACGACCTCAAGCTGGGCGGGACGGCGCAGGCCCAGCAGGACACCGTCGAGGGCGAGGTCCTCGGCAGGGTCGGCACCCGACGAGGACAGCCGTGGGAGGACGATCCGGACGCGGGCCCGTCGCAGGACGGTCCGGATCTCATCGACCGGGAGGAGCTGGGGTCCGCGTGGAAGCCCCTGGCCGAGGGCAGCCGGAGCGGGACCTTCGGTGAGGGGGACGGTGCGCTGTACTGGCTCACCCCGCGAACGGACCTGGCCAAGGCGCGCTTCGATCGCACCGAACTGGTCCACCAGTGCTGA
- a CDS encoding aldose 1-epimerase family protein, with protein sequence MSEDTTGEQYRLAAGDYAATVTETGAGLRELSHRGEPLLLSYGPDEPAPAAFGQLLIPWPNRVDRGRYTFGGTEYQLDVSEPELDCAIHGLVRWTTWRPVRQDPHGITLAYSLLGSTGYPFRLDLAVTYTLDAGTGLTVRVVARNAGTRPAPYAHGTHPYLTVGEPLDDCVLTLPGHRYQPVDERMLPSGPTIDVTGTEYDFTAPRRIGTQTVDVAFTGLDRDADGRAWVRLEGSRRATRFWLDEAQPWLEVYTADQVPSASHRRGIGVEPMTGPPNALASGTDLITLAPGESYTGSWGVVHG encoded by the coding sequence ATGAGCGAGGACACCACAGGAGAGCAGTACCGACTGGCGGCCGGTGACTACGCGGCGACCGTCACGGAGACGGGCGCGGGCCTCAGGGAGCTGAGCCACCGGGGCGAACCGCTCCTGCTCTCGTACGGCCCCGACGAGCCGGCCCCGGCGGCCTTCGGCCAGCTGCTGATCCCCTGGCCCAACCGGGTCGACCGCGGCCGCTACACCTTCGGCGGCACGGAATACCAGCTCGACGTCTCCGAACCCGAGCTGGACTGCGCGATCCACGGCCTCGTGCGGTGGACGACCTGGCGGCCGGTACGGCAGGACCCGCACGGCATCACCCTCGCCTACAGCCTGCTCGGGTCGACGGGCTACCCGTTCCGCCTCGATCTCGCCGTCACGTACACCCTGGACGCGGGTACGGGTCTCACCGTCCGGGTCGTGGCCCGCAACGCCGGCACCCGCCCCGCCCCGTACGCCCACGGCACGCACCCCTACCTGACGGTCGGCGAACCGCTCGACGACTGCGTGCTGACCCTGCCCGGCCACCGCTACCAGCCGGTCGACGAGCGGATGCTCCCCTCCGGCCCGACGATCGACGTCACGGGCACGGAGTACGACTTCACCGCCCCGCGCCGCATCGGTACGCAGACCGTCGACGTGGCCTTCACCGGTCTCGACCGCGACGCCGACGGGCGGGCCTGGGTCCGTCTGGAGGGCTCGCGCCGCGCCACCCGCTTCTGGCTGGACGAGGCCCAGCCGTGGCTGGAGGTCTACACGGCGGACCAGGTGCCGTCCGCCTCGCACCGCCGCGGCATCGGCGTCGAACCGATGACGGGCCCGCCCAACGCCCTGGCCAGCGGTACCGACCTGATCACGCTCGCCCCGGGGGAGTCGTACACGGGCAGCTGGGGCGTTGTTCACGGCTGA
- a CDS encoding helix-turn-helix domain-containing protein, with protein MDTDDELRIDAPHRELLDQILDKWSLSVLSELCERPCRFNELRRAIPRVSQKSLTATLRRLERNGVIEREVVSTRPVAVSYRIAPLGKTLRHPIDVLLAWASQNMPAIEHAREGFDTREDESGR; from the coding sequence ATGGATACCGACGACGAACTCCGCATCGACGCCCCGCACCGGGAACTGCTCGACCAGATCCTCGACAAGTGGTCCCTCAGCGTCCTCAGCGAACTCTGCGAACGCCCCTGCCGCTTCAACGAACTGCGCCGGGCCATCCCCCGGGTCTCGCAGAAGTCTCTGACCGCGACGCTGCGGCGGCTCGAACGCAACGGCGTGATCGAGCGCGAGGTCGTCTCCACCCGTCCCGTGGCGGTCAGCTACCGGATCGCTCCGCTCGGCAAGACCCTTCGACACCCCATCGACGTGCTGCTGGCGTGGGCCTCGCAGAACATGCCCGCCATCGAACACGCCCGCGAAGGCTTCGATACGCGGGAGGACGAGTCCGGCCGCTGA
- a CDS encoding TrkA family potassium uptake protein has product MDVQDEDQAGRRSRFEFPHRARGPLRIILSRLTLAFGFIVLGTVVVFLGRSGYRDSTGHPLGLLTSFYYSAVTLTTIGYGDVVPASDTARIVNTLVITPLRLGFLLVLVGTTISALTERTRAEWREQTWRNKVRQHTVMVGYGTKGRAAVATLRTRGTLPREIVVVDVSAAAVGEANRHGLVGIVGDGTRSDVLERAELGKAGHVLIATASDDTAVLAALTARRMNATAVITASVARAENVVLLREGGADNVITSSETAGHLLGVASLSPAVGTVLEELLSAGLGLEVAERSPKPEEVGQAPRQISEPVLAVVRDGRPLRYSDPRIGAVRADDRLVIAREAPGSHRRAADQDGKN; this is encoded by the coding sequence GTGGACGTTCAGGACGAGGACCAGGCCGGCCGGCGGTCCCGTTTCGAGTTTCCCCACCGGGCACGCGGACCGCTCCGGATCATCCTTTCGCGGCTCACCCTCGCCTTCGGGTTCATCGTCCTCGGCACGGTGGTGGTCTTCCTCGGGCGCAGTGGCTACCGGGACTCCACCGGGCACCCTCTCGGCCTGCTGACCAGCTTCTACTACTCGGCCGTCACCCTGACCACGATCGGGTACGGGGATGTCGTCCCGGCCAGCGACACCGCACGGATCGTGAACACCCTGGTGATCACACCCCTGCGGCTGGGCTTCCTGCTGGTCCTGGTCGGCACCACGATCAGCGCGCTGACGGAGCGGACCCGCGCCGAGTGGCGTGAGCAGACCTGGAGGAACAAGGTGCGACAGCACACCGTGATGGTCGGCTACGGCACCAAGGGCCGGGCGGCGGTGGCCACGCTGAGGACGCGGGGAACGCTGCCCCGCGAGATCGTGGTGGTCGACGTCAGCGCGGCCGCCGTCGGCGAGGCGAACCGGCACGGCCTCGTCGGCATCGTCGGTGACGGGACCCGCTCCGACGTGCTGGAACGGGCGGAACTCGGCAAGGCGGGGCACGTGCTGATCGCCACCGCGAGCGACGACACAGCCGTCCTCGCCGCGCTGACCGCCCGCCGGATGAACGCCACCGCCGTCATCACCGCCTCCGTGGCCCGCGCGGAGAACGTCGTCCTGCTGCGTGAAGGCGGCGCGGACAACGTCATCACCTCCTCCGAGACGGCCGGGCACCTGCTCGGCGTCGCATCGCTGAGCCCAGCGGTCGGCACCGTGCTGGAGGAACTGCTCTCCGCCGGACTCGGGCTGGAGGTGGCGGAACGCTCCCCGAAGCCGGAGGAGGTCGGCCAAGCCCCCCGGCAGATCTCCGAACCCGTCCTCGCCGTGGTCCGCGACGGGCGGCCCCTGCGCTACAGCGACCCCCGGATCGGCGCCGTCCGGGCCGACGACCGCCTGGTCATCGCCCGCGAAGCGCCCGGATCCCACCGGCGGGCAGCCGACCAGGACGGGAAGAACTGA
- a CDS encoding heavy metal translocating P-type ATPase translates to MPSALDRRPALPVGGPRQVVPRRRTRLLALSEVRWALAALVLFLLALPVHLLDGPVWLSGSLFAATYATGGWEPGWEGLKALGNRTLDVDLLMVVAALGAASIGQVLDGALLIVIFATSGALEALATARTADSVHGLLDLAPTTATRLLPGGGEESVDTGDLAVGDTVLIRPGERVGADGRVTGGAGDVDQATITGEPLPVAKRTGDEVFAGTVNGAGALRVRVERDPADSVIARIVKMVEEASGTKAPTQLYIEKIEQRYSIGMVSATLAVFGIPLAFGDALQPALLRAMTFMIVASPCAVVLSTMPPLLSAIANAGRRGVLAKSAVVMERIGQIDTVALDKTGTLTEGIPYVTDLRPLPGSGLDDSALLTLAASAEHPSEHPLARAVVAAARERGLPLADAGDFVSTPGRGVRATVDGRTVAVGAPDRLLADAADTPHRTAVTELQADGRTAVTVLVAGTPVGVIGVADRLRPDAAATVAALTRLTGRSPVLLTGDNERAARRLAAEVGITEVRAGLLPEDKVAAVREWEAEGRRVLVVGDGVNDAPALAAAYSGIAMGRVGSDLALETADAVVVRDELAAIPSIVQLSRTARRLVLQNLAIAGTFIAVLVAWDLTGTLPLPLGVAGHEGSTIIVALNGLRLLRGSAWPRLTPATG, encoded by the coding sequence ATGCCCTCTGCTCTGGACCGGCGGCCCGCGCTGCCCGTCGGCGGCCCCCGCCAGGTCGTTCCCCGGCGCCGTACCCGTCTGCTGGCGCTGTCGGAGGTCCGGTGGGCGCTCGCAGCGCTGGTGCTGTTCCTGCTCGCCCTGCCGGTGCACCTGCTGGACGGCCCGGTCTGGCTGTCGGGATCGCTGTTCGCCGCCACCTACGCCACCGGCGGGTGGGAGCCGGGCTGGGAAGGGCTGAAGGCCCTCGGGAACAGGACGCTGGACGTGGACCTGCTGATGGTGGTGGCCGCGCTCGGCGCCGCCTCGATCGGTCAGGTGCTCGACGGCGCGCTGCTGATCGTCATCTTCGCCACCTCCGGCGCCCTGGAAGCCCTCGCCACCGCGCGGACGGCGGACTCCGTGCACGGTCTGCTCGATCTCGCGCCCACCACCGCGACCCGCCTGCTGCCCGGAGGCGGCGAGGAGTCGGTGGACACCGGCGATCTGGCCGTCGGTGACACCGTCCTGATCCGCCCCGGAGAGCGGGTCGGCGCGGACGGGCGGGTGACGGGCGGGGCCGGCGACGTGGACCAGGCCACCATCACCGGCGAGCCCCTGCCGGTGGCCAAGCGGACCGGCGACGAGGTGTTCGCCGGCACCGTCAACGGCGCCGGAGCCCTGCGCGTGCGCGTCGAACGGGATCCGGCCGACTCGGTGATCGCCAGGATCGTGAAGATGGTCGAGGAGGCATCCGGGACCAAGGCCCCCACCCAGCTCTACATCGAGAAGATCGAACAGCGGTACTCGATCGGCATGGTGAGCGCGACCCTCGCCGTCTTCGGTATCCCGCTCGCCTTCGGTGACGCGCTCCAGCCGGCCCTGCTGCGGGCCATGACCTTCATGATCGTCGCCTCCCCGTGCGCGGTGGTGCTCTCCACGATGCCGCCGCTGCTGTCCGCCATCGCCAACGCCGGCCGCCGTGGCGTACTCGCCAAGTCCGCCGTCGTCATGGAACGCATCGGCCAGATCGACACCGTCGCCCTGGACAAGACCGGCACCCTCACCGAAGGCATCCCCTACGTCACCGATCTCCGCCCGCTGCCCGGCAGCGGTCTCGACGACAGCGCGCTCCTGACCCTGGCCGCGTCCGCCGAGCATCCCAGCGAACACCCCCTGGCCCGCGCCGTCGTCGCCGCCGCCCGCGAACGCGGCCTGCCCCTCGCCGACGCCGGGGACTTCGTCTCCACCCCCGGCCGGGGCGTCCGTGCCACCGTCGACGGGCGCACCGTCGCCGTCGGCGCCCCCGACCGGCTCCTCGCCGACGCCGCCGACACCCCGCACCGCACGGCCGTCACCGAACTGCAGGCCGACGGACGCACCGCCGTGACCGTCCTGGTGGCGGGGACTCCGGTCGGGGTGATCGGCGTCGCCGACCGGCTGAGGCCTGACGCGGCCGCCACCGTCGCCGCCCTCACACGCCTGACCGGCCGCTCACCCGTCCTGCTGACCGGGGACAACGAGCGGGCCGCCCGCCGCCTGGCGGCCGAGGTCGGCATCACCGAGGTCCGCGCGGGACTGCTGCCCGAGGACAAGGTCGCCGCCGTGAGGGAGTGGGAAGCCGAAGGCCGCCGGGTGCTCGTGGTCGGCGACGGCGTCAACGACGCCCCCGCCCTGGCCGCCGCGTACTCCGGCATCGCCATGGGGCGCGTCGGATCGGACCTCGCGCTGGAGACCGCCGACGCCGTCGTCGTCCGCGACGAACTGGCCGCCATCCCCTCGATCGTGCAACTCTCGCGCACCGCCCGGCGCCTGGTGCTCCAGAACCTGGCGATCGCCGGGACGTTCATCGCCGTCCTCGTCGCCTGGGATCTGACGGGCACTCTCCCTCTTCCGCTCGGAGTCGCCGGGCACGAGGGCTCCACCATCATCGTCGCCCTCAACGGCCTGCGGCTGCTGCGCGGATCCGCCTGGCCTCGCCTCACCCCGGCCACCGGCTGA
- a CDS encoding 3-hydroxyacyl-CoA dehydrogenase NAD-binding domain-containing protein has product MPCRSRSLEQEQRPSSSEQVFPSQRVVVFVAVVTIVGAGVIGVSWARLFAAGGWEVRVSDPRPDLREVVARDLAGVAVTATADLAGAADGADFVQEAGPERVEVKEQVFATLAAHTRDGVVLASSSSSLLPSVIARGNPAAERIVVGHPFNPPELMPLVEVVPGPGTSGRTVDRAVEVYRELGKLPIRLRKEIPGFVGNRLQKVFNDQAAHLVQEGVIDVRDLDDLVRASLGLRWATVGPFESGVLGGGPGGMRHLARHVGSQMAFETGTADPARMGEVLDAVEEAYGTGQPAYERLAELRDGRTRAVLGPLGWTEPPSGDDRSR; this is encoded by the coding sequence GTGCCCTGCCGCTCCCGTTCCCTGGAACAGGAGCAGCGGCCGAGCAGCTCCGAGCAGGTCTTCCCCTCTCAGCGGGTGGTGGTCTTCGTGGCGGTCGTGACGATCGTCGGTGCCGGCGTCATCGGTGTCTCCTGGGCGCGGTTGTTCGCCGCGGGTGGCTGGGAGGTCCGGGTCAGCGACCCGCGGCCCGATCTGCGGGAGGTGGTGGCGCGGGATCTGGCCGGTGTGGCGGTCACGGCCACCGCGGATCTGGCCGGGGCGGCGGACGGTGCGGACTTCGTGCAGGAGGCGGGGCCCGAGCGCGTCGAGGTCAAGGAGCAGGTGTTCGCCACGCTGGCCGCGCACACGCGTGACGGTGTGGTGCTGGCCTCGTCCTCGTCCTCCCTGCTGCCGTCGGTGATCGCGCGGGGCAATCCGGCGGCGGAGCGCATCGTGGTCGGCCATCCGTTCAATCCGCCGGAGCTGATGCCGCTCGTCGAGGTCGTGCCGGGGCCGGGTACGTCCGGCCGCACGGTCGACCGTGCGGTCGAGGTCTACCGGGAGCTGGGCAAGCTGCCGATCCGGCTGAGGAAGGAGATCCCCGGTTTCGTCGGCAACCGCCTCCAGAAGGTCTTCAACGACCAGGCCGCCCACCTCGTCCAGGAGGGGGTCATCGACGTGCGGGACCTCGACGATCTGGTGCGGGCCTCGCTCGGGCTGCGCTGGGCGACCGTCGGCCCGTTCGAGAGCGGTGTCCTGGGCGGCGGTCCCGGCGGCATGCGGCACCTGGCCCGGCACGTCGGATCCCAGATGGCCTTCGAGACCGGCACCGCGGACCCGGCCCGGATGGGCGAGGTGCTCGACGCCGTCGAAGAGGCGTACGGCACCGGCCAACCCGCCTACGAGCGCCTCGCCGAGCTCCGCGACGGCCGCACCCGCGCCGTCCTCGGGCCGCTCGGCTGGACCGAACCGCCATCCGGCGACGACCGATCGCGGTG
- a CDS encoding metalloregulator ArsR/SmtB family transcription factor yields MGHGRVTTSSASTRERLDAVGTADVAATLQALATPSRLYILARLQEGPCPVGELAEAVGMESSACSHQLRLLRNLGLVTGERQGRSIVYSLYDDHVAELLDQALYHVEHLRLGLHETRTRETAPAAAGGGARGTS; encoded by the coding sequence ATGGGCCACGGACGCGTCACCACCAGCAGCGCCAGCACCCGCGAGCGGCTCGACGCGGTCGGCACCGCCGACGTCGCCGCCACCCTCCAGGCCCTGGCCACCCCCTCGCGGCTCTACATCCTCGCCCGCCTCCAGGAGGGCCCGTGCCCCGTCGGCGAACTCGCCGAGGCGGTCGGCATGGAGAGCTCGGCCTGCTCCCACCAGCTCCGCCTGCTCCGCAACCTCGGCCTGGTCACCGGCGAACGCCAGGGCCGCAGCATCGTCTACTCCCTCTACGACGATCACGTCGCCGAACTTCTCGACCAGGCCCTCTACCACGTCGAGCACCTGCGCCTGGGACTGCACGAAACCCGGACCCGCGAAACCGCCCCGGCCGCCGCCGGTGGTGGCGCGAGGGGCACGTCGTAG
- a CDS encoding RidA family protein produces the protein MTVQHFTPDGMLQPVPYHHVAVGTGTRHVHVSGQVARQADGTPVAPGDLAGQVAQALHNTAVGLAGAGASFADVLRLTFYVTGWSPEKAGDFMAGVESVADELGLGLPMPPASLIGVEYLFEPDVLVEVEATALLD, from the coding sequence ATGACTGTTCAGCACTTCACCCCTGACGGCATGCTGCAGCCGGTCCCGTACCACCATGTCGCCGTGGGGACCGGGACCAGGCACGTCCATGTCAGCGGCCAGGTGGCACGCCAGGCCGACGGGACTCCGGTCGCACCCGGCGACCTGGCCGGACAGGTCGCCCAGGCGCTGCACAACACCGCCGTCGGACTGGCCGGTGCGGGTGCGTCGTTCGCGGACGTCCTGCGTCTGACGTTCTACGTGACCGGGTGGAGCCCGGAGAAGGCGGGCGACTTCATGGCCGGAGTCGAGTCGGTCGCCGACGAGCTCGGCCTCGGCCTCCCCATGCCCCCGGCCTCCCTCATCGGCGTCGAGTACCTCTTCGAGCCGGACGTCCTCGTCGAGGTCGAGGCGACCGCGCTCCTGGACTGA
- a CDS encoding LamG-like jellyroll fold domain-containing protein, with amino-acid sequence MARRLRRFGQCVREGFVVVQPLKQGDPTFLGDYRVVGRLGEGGMGRVFLGRSPSGRSVAIKVVHASLVHEPEFRTRFRSEVRASRAVGGAFTAPVIDADTEAEQPWMVSSYIPGPSLHQEVAEKGVLPPVTLAALAAGLAEALVSIHRAGLVHRDLKPSNVLLADDGPRVIDFGIARAFDATSLTRTGLTIGSAGYMSPEQVNGGDVTPACDVFSLGAVLAFAATGAGPFGVGPTPVMFYRVVYEAPDLAGVPDPALRALLADCLAKDPALRPTPQQILGRVAPAVPRVGRVRAADRADCGSQAGVPARPATLAEMFSQYGGVELTSSAVSGGQPPARRDAAPALAAPWAPGSRAGGREQVGEAPAAPSPTCGSGPTAEGLRPVGAWRLDERSGVRALDMTGRHHAVATAVRWGTGQGEGAEFNGFSSEVVTDAAVIDTARGSFTVGAWVRLGVIPPHFVTAVSQDGEETSGFYLQYSSHEGRWAFARPDLRVASRTRPVAGEWTHLTGVCDSFAGELRLFVNGVEEGAIHDRILIVSEGPFVIGRARYGRMPVDHFPGSIKDVMVFDRALTATEISGLM; translated from the coding sequence GTGGCCCGTAGGCTGCGGCGGTTCGGTCAGTGCGTGCGGGAGGGGTTCGTGGTGGTGCAGCCGTTGAAGCAGGGGGATCCGACTTTTCTGGGCGACTACCGAGTGGTGGGCCGACTGGGTGAAGGCGGGATGGGGCGGGTCTTCCTGGGGCGTTCACCGAGCGGGCGGTCCGTCGCGATCAAGGTGGTGCACGCTTCGCTGGTGCACGAGCCGGAGTTCCGCACCCGCTTCCGCAGTGAGGTGCGGGCTTCGCGCGCGGTCGGTGGCGCCTTCACCGCTCCGGTGATCGACGCCGACACGGAGGCGGAACAGCCCTGGATGGTCTCCAGTTACATCCCCGGCCCCTCACTCCACCAGGAGGTCGCCGAGAAGGGGGTTCTGCCGCCGGTGACGCTGGCCGCGCTGGCGGCGGGCCTGGCCGAGGCACTGGTCTCCATCCACCGGGCCGGGCTGGTGCACCGCGATCTGAAGCCCTCCAACGTGCTGCTCGCCGACGACGGTCCGCGCGTCATCGATTTCGGCATCGCCCGTGCGTTCGATGCCACCAGCCTCACCAGGACCGGGCTCACCATCGGCTCAGCGGGGTACATGTCCCCCGAGCAGGTCAACGGTGGTGATGTCACCCCGGCCTGCGATGTCTTCTCCCTGGGCGCGGTGCTGGCCTTCGCGGCCACCGGCGCCGGGCCGTTCGGTGTCGGCCCGACACCCGTCATGTTCTATCGGGTGGTGTACGAGGCCCCGGACCTGGCAGGCGTCCCGGACCCCGCGCTGCGTGCCCTGCTGGCCGATTGCCTGGCCAAGGATCCGGCTCTCCGCCCCACGCCGCAGCAGATTCTCGGCCGGGTCGCCCCGGCCGTCCCCCGGGTCGGTCGTGTACGGGCGGCCGACCGCGCGGACTGCGGCAGCCAGGCCGGAGTGCCCGCGCGGCCCGCCACCCTCGCCGAGATGTTCAGCCAGTACGGCGGGGTCGAGCTCACCTCGTCGGCAGTCTCCGGCGGGCAGCCGCCCGCGCGGCGTGACGCCGCACCGGCTCTGGCCGCACCTTGGGCGCCCGGCAGCCGTGCCGGCGGCCGCGAGCAGGTGGGGGAGGCCCCGGCGGCTCCGTCGCCCACCTGTGGATCCGGACCGACCGCCGAAGGGCTTCGCCCCGTCGGAGCCTGGCGGCTCGACGAGCGTTCCGGCGTGCGCGCGCTGGACATGACCGGACGCCACCATGCCGTGGCGACGGCGGTCAGGTGGGGCACGGGTCAGGGTGAGGGCGCGGAGTTCAACGGATTCAGCAGTGAAGTGGTCACCGACGCCGCGGTGATCGACACCGCGCGCGGCAGCTTCACCGTCGGCGCATGGGTCCGGCTCGGTGTGATACCCCCGCACTTCGTCACCGCGGTCAGCCAGGACGGCGAGGAGACCAGCGGTTTCTACCTCCAGTACTCCTCCCACGAAGGCCGCTGGGCCTTCGCCCGCCCGGACCTGCGCGTCGCGTCCAGGACCCGGCCGGTCGCCGGGGAATGGACCCACCTGACCGGTGTCTGCGACAGCTTCGCCGGGGAACTGCGTCTCTTCGTGAACGGCGTCGAGGAGGGAGCGATCCACGACCGGATCCTGATCGTGTCCGAGGGGCCTTTCGTCATCGGCCGTGCTCGCTACGGCCGGATGCCGGTCGATCACTTCCCGGGCAGCATCAAGGACGTCATGGTCTTCGACCGCGCCCTCACGGCGACGGAGATCAGCGGCCTGATGTGA